DNA sequence from the Melospiza georgiana isolate bMelGeo1 chromosome 7, bMelGeo1.pri, whole genome shotgun sequence genome:
CGGCCGTCGGGGGCAGCCGCGACCCCCAAAAAGAGCCgaaaaatgaaatttagaggccaaaaaaaacctctaaaaaGACGGACTCCGAGCCTTCGGGGCTGGCGGGGGAGGTTCTGCCCTGGGTTCGAGCCCTTCTGCCCGCGGAGGGGGCAGCGCGGCGGCCGGAGGGTGCTCCGGGCgatggtgctggtgctggggatgatggtgatgatgctCCGGGtgggatgatgatgatgatgataatgatgatgatgataaggctgatgatgatgatgatgctcCGGGCTGGGGCTGATAAGTTTGGCGGgctttgtatatatatatatatactctAAATTATATATACCccaaatacagatttttttttagattttttttttcttcctggcagCGCCTTGTTTTGATGCAGATGTTCTCggtttttcaggttttttgggaggtttttattattattgttattattattgtatttttggctattattatttttattttccagcagctAAAGACGGGAGGTCACATTAACTTCTAATACGGAGACACATAAAAATGCGATTATGCCTGCTAAACAGAACACAGTAGGCTGCTAGTTAAGACAATGAGATTTCCAGGAAGCGATGCATAAATTCTTCAAAAAATGACACATTTTTCACGTTTCATTCCAATTAAATTACTGAGGCAGCTAACACAGCGCTGCACACGCCATACATTTGGGGGAAATGAAggctttctgtgttttttcttttcttctttttttttttctcctcttttttttttttttttttttttctttttaagtagaTCTGGATGTGCGTGTTTTATGAAAGACGTTTAATATTAAGCTGCTATTAAGGCAAAAAATGTCAGAGACCTTCCTCTCTCCTcgagtattttatttatttttttttttccctctgtgtgtgtgtgtgtgtgtggttgggctgctcctgctcgtTTTCCCACCCTGCGGTATTAAAGCACCGATGGTCCAGCTGCAAAACAATTTCCAAATAATGGGAATTCCCCGCCCTGCTGCACACACCTCTCTGATtgtgaggagctggggagaATTAAGGAGCGATGCGCGCCCTCCCGCcggaaaatacaaacaaaatcacataaaaaataataaaaataattggggaaaaaagaaggttTTGCCGTCCCGTCGGGTGTTTTGTCCCCTCTGGAGCCCCCCCCGGGATGCAGGGGGTGGTGATCCCGGTGGGAAGCCGAGTTTGCCTCTCACCATCCGAGCAGGGGCTCGTCAGGGCGATAATCAAACACCGAAGTGGCCCCGGTAATGAAACAGCGTTtgatttcctttatttatttatttatttatttatttatttattcaaatttttttttttttttttttttttaagctcgGGCTGCGCCGGGCGATCCGCAAAGCGCAGATACGAATCAgaaatgagatttctttttttttttcttttttttttttttttttttgaagtccTAATGAACCTGATTGCAGGAACATTTATAATCCCCCATGGCTTTAAATGAAATCAGATATAATCAGGAGCTATGGGGAAAGGGAGTGTTTACAGGCAGAGATTGGGAAGTGCTGCTGTATTAGCAAAGATGCTGCTCCTTCTATTGATGTCTAAAATGATGGATAATGTGAGAATGGCAAATATACTATTTGTCTAATGGCTCTGCAATTAAATTCCCCTGTAAATGACCCATGCCTCATTTCATCCTAATCTATGGAATTTTGATTGAATTCGTCAGCTCTAATTGAAAAATACTGCACTTTAATGTCTGCACTGCAGTTTCAGGACCGCGCTGGTTTTAATGAGACGGTGCCCCTCTGACCCGGGAATATTTTAGACTTTTAGtcgggattttttttttaattttttttttttttcctttttaacccGGCCGATTTCTCAACTGGATTCCACGAAAAGCCGGGATCGAGAGGGTGCGTGGGGTTCGCCAGCACTGAACTCTCCGTGGCGATGTGTTTGGCTAAGATCCCCTGGAAGGCTCTTAAAATACTCGGACTCCGCTTGTTTAAACATGTatccatttaaaataatttttaaaagagccTATTTGCCATTATCCGAACGAATTTCGGGATGAGAGCCGGGATTATGGAAgtcaaatttctattttttttttttattttatttttaacctgcACCGTGTTATCTTTTACCCTTTTagcctcttttttcccctcacccGAAAATCCCGAGCACCTTCAAGTTTGTTAaaaagggaagagggaggagggaaggggggggaaaaatttaaaaataaaaccagaaaaaaataagaagcgTGGAGTGAAAGTGGGGGAACCCGCGGGAGGGGCTGGAAGGAGTTCAGAGGGGAACACGCGAGGGAGTTAATGGGATTAGGCGGGGAatggggggtttggggattgttttggggtttggggactgtttgggggtttggggactgttttggggtttggagaCTGTTTTGGGGattgtttgccttttttccctttccccagcGCAGAGCAGGGGGGAGCAAGGAGGGGGCTCCACGCGTGATCCCTCCGTGCACGGCCAGGGGCAAATCCtgaaatccctgaaatccctgaaatccctgAAATCCTGCCCTCCCACcctctgcctggcagctcccaaaACTCTCCCAAAATTCCGGAATAACCCCGGGAGCTGCCTCCATTCCCTACAGGAGGAGGAGTGCGAGCCGCGGCCGCTTCCCTGATTTTGGCTCGCACCTGCATCACTGATAAGAACTCGCTGATTTTGGGGGGGTAATTCTGCTAATTCTGCTCAGGATCTCCTCTCTTGCTCACCTCCCTTtcctgggggggaaaaaagtataaaaaaagactttaaaagCACCGCAGGGTGATGCGGTTTGGGTGATTCTGGTGACGTTTCCCACGCAATTAAAATTTCCCCGGCAAACGCAAGAATGAGCTGGAGAGAGGCTCTGGGAGCCCGGGTTTCGCTTTGGAGAAGatcagcagctggaaatgggagctgggggtgccagggcagggtgggcagcgaTCCCTTGGCACGGCAGGCGGGATGTGCCCGGCTGGGAATGCTGTGCCAGTctggggatgctgtgccaggctggggatgtgCCCGGGCTGAGGATGCTGTGCCAGATTGGGGATGCTGTGCCCGCATTGGggatgctgtgccaggctggggatgctgtgcccgggttggggatgctgtgcccgcattggggatgctgtgccaggctggggatgctgtgcccgGGTTGGAGATGCTGTGCCCGGGTTGGGGATGCTGTGCCcgggctggggatgctgtgccaggctggggatgctgtgccaggctggggatgctgtgcccggcttggggatgctgtgccagtctggggatgctgtgcccgggttggggatgctgtgccaggctggggatgctgtgcccgggttggggatgctgtgcccgggttggggatgctgtgccaggctggggatgctgtgccagtctggggatgctgtgcccgggttggggatgctgtgcccgggttggggatgctgtgccagtctggggatgctgtgcccgggttggggatgctgtgcccgggctggggatgctgtgcccgcattggggatgctgtgcccgggttggggatgctgtgcccgggttggggatgctgtgccctgggcattCCCACCTGGAGCGgctccagcccatcccagcgCTCCCTTCTCTCCAAACTGCGTCGCCTCCTGCAAGGAATTGGGGTTAAAACCCCAGGATGGGTCACACCCACCCCACAAACTCCCAACAtcgctgctgctcctcccctgcGAGGTGTTTTGGGGACAAACCCTGCCCGaagcctcctgctcctgctccatcccggGTACCGCAtttccagctggagctggggctgctccctccccacgGCCCAGCCTGGGGGAAAAGCGCTCCCCCAACCCATCCCGGCCCTCTGGAGCGCTCATTCCCACCAAATCTTTGGGGTTCGCcccctttttttgcctttttttcccctcgctcctgctcctctccctgccacaaTCGCGCCCCGCTTGCTCCTGCCACAATCAGGGATCGCCgagtttggttgggtttttttggttttttttggtttttttgtttttttttttttccttcgggagaaaaagaaaatcagctaATTATGTGCCGAACAAAAAGCCCATTCTTGCCCGAAATAATGCTGCCGTCCTGCAAAGGCACTTGTTTGTGGGCAAATTTTGAAGGGGGCTGACAATAAaaacagctgcaggagctgcctgttgGTACACATTGCCATTCCTAATTATCCCTGCCCTTCCCgcaatcctgaaaaaaaaatgggatttttttttctttttttttttttttttttttcttttctttttgcctctCTCGGCTCGCGTGGCTTTGCTCCCCGCGAGAATTCCcaggttttgggggggttttttagcctggtgggaagggagggaggaaggagagggatgAGATGCCGGGCGGAGCGcggggaaaagggaaaaaaaaaaaaatgggagagGAAGAATCCACGAAGCATCCACGGGGAAAACGGGCAATCTCCCGAGCTGCTGCACATATGGTGGCCTCCGCAAGACGGAGCCAGGACATATGGAAATGAGCTGGGAAATCCAACTTTTCCCACTCCCTTCAAGTCGGAGCTGGGCCCCAAAAGTGTTTGTGCACGCACATCACACAAACCCCCCCTGCCCATCCCCGGGCCGGGGAAAATCCTCCCcgcaaaatccccaaaatcctgaTGGGGACAGCAACCGGGGGGCAGCACCCCAAAAactgcagggtggggagggggatgCAGCAAAAAACGCGCCGAGACCTTCAAGAAATAACCTGCCCCCCCTGCTTTAATTGCAAAGAACGTTTTCAGATGGTGGCTGGGGGATAAACTGACCCAGATATCCGGGCAGGGGCCGGGGGCGATCCCACCCCCCACGCACAGcgggatttggggtgggaacCTGCGGGAAGGGGATTTGGGATActgggggctgggagggagcagcagggcattCCCAGGCGGGATTTCCCGCAGATCCCGGGGTTTGGGGAGCATTCCCAAGCGGGATCTCCCGCAGATCCCGGGGTTTTGGGGACCCTTCCCAGGCGGGATTTCCCGCAGATCCCGGGGTTTTGGGGAGCAGTCCCAAGCGGGATCTCCCGCAGATCCCGGGGTTTTGGGGAGCAGTCCCACGCGGGATTTCCCGCAGATCCCGGGGTTTTGGGGAGCAGTCCCAAGCGGGATCTCCCTCTGATCCCGGGGTTTTGGGGAGCAGTCCCACGCGGGATCTCCCGCTGATCCCGGGGTTTTGGGGAGCAGTCCCAAGCGGGATTTCCCGCTGATCCCGGGGTTTTGGGGAccctccctcctgccacagccGCTTTGAGGCGGGGCCTGCCCGCAGAGCCCCCCAAAGCCAagcgcaggggcacagccagcGCCATTGTCCCATTGGGAAATCTTAAACTtgccaaaggcaggagggaTCCCACCCACCCCCAGGCAAGTcccctcctttctctttttttttttttttttttttcctctccttcttttattctttttttccccctgcatttaattttattttccaaaccaCTTGATCTTTGCTTGGGAACCTCCATTAATTGCCTGGGTTTGCCTCTTCGCCTGGTCCCTTTATCATTATTTATGGCCTTTGAAATTGTGTAAAGTTCCCTTGACGTTCAATTTACAagtttgggggctttttttttttctctttttccccctttttttttcccttttttttttttttgttccagcTTTTGTCCTCGCCAAAGACGTCGTGTTGGAAAAGGCTTTGAGCCGGCCAACATGAGAAGCTCGCCGGAGAAAAAGGGAGCAGCCCCTCCATCGCTTTTAATTCCGCCGTGTTGCTGAATGGCTCTTTTACATAATTGCAGAAGCAATTTCAAAGCCAAGCCAGGGGCTGACTTTACCCAGAACCACATGGAGCCTATTTGGGggcttttcaaaaaaaaaaaaaaaaaaaaaaaaaaaaaaaagcgaaaaaaagagagagaggaaaaaaaaaaaaagaaaaagaaagggggaaaaaaaaagacggGAAAAAAGAGGGGGTGAGCgtgaatttaaaaaacaaaaaaaaaaggaaaaaaagggaaaaaagggaaaaaagggaaaaaagggaaaaaagggggaaaaggggggaaaagggaaaaaaaggaaaaaagtggaaaaaagggaaaagggaaaaagcggggggaaaaaggagaaaagggaaaaaggggaaaaaaaggagaaaaaaagggaaaaaatgggaaaaaaaaaggaaaaaaaaggggaaaaaaagaggaaaaaaggaaagaaaaagagagaaggaaaatgtttaGGGAAAGGGCGGTTCCGGGGCTCGGGAGGCAGCGCGGGgctgtcccggtgtcccggcCGGAGCCGCGGAGGTTCCGCGGGCGGTCCCGCGTGGGCCGCGCCGTCCGGGGCGCCGTGAATGGGGCGTGCCCTCGGGGGCGTGGCCTCTCCGCCAagccccgccccctccccctCTCCACCAatgggcggcggcggcggcggccacGTGGGGCGGGCCGGGTTCCCAGGCGGCCAAAATGTGAATGGGCGCGGGGCAGCGCGGGCGGGcagagcggcggcggcggctccgcgggggcgcagcgcgggcggggcggccccgAGGTGCGGGAGCTGCCgggccgcggccccgctccgccccggcTCGGCCCAGCGGCCAGcacgccgccgccgccgccgccgagcAGCGGCAGCAGCCTCGGGACGagcgggaggaagaggaggaggaggaggaggaggaggaaggtgccGGCTCTCCCGctcgctgccgccgccgccgctgctccGGCATGAGCGCGGCTTTCCAGCCCTCGCTGATGATGATGCAGCGCCCGCTGGGAAGCAGCACGGCCTTCAGCATCGACTCCCTGATCGGCAgccccccgccgcccgcccccggGCACTTCGTGTACACCGGCTACCCCATGTTCATGCCCTACCGGCCCGTGGTgttgccgccgccgccgccgccgccgcccgcgctgCCGCCCGCGCTGCCGCCCGCGCACCCGCAGCACCACCCGctgcccagcctgccctccggcttctgctccagcctggcgCAGGGCATGGCGCTCACCTCCACGCTCATGGCCACGCTGCCCGGCACCTTCCCCGCGTCCCCGCAGCACCAGGAGGCCGCCAGGAAGTTCGCGCCGCCGCCGGGCAACTTCGAGAAAGCCGAGGGCATCCCCCCGGACGGCGGAGGCGACGACGGGAAAGCTTTCCTGGGCAAGGACGGAGcgctgctgcccttccccgcCGCCGACGCCGTGCAGGCTTCCCTCGGTGAGTGACGGAGCGGGGGCGATGGGGGGCAGCGGGCGGCAGCGAGGGCTGAGCGCTCGGTAACTCAGAGCGAGCGGAaggtagggggaaaaaaatgagggaaaatgaaaactaaaaagGGGGGGTGGTCAGAGCGTGGTTTTTGGGGCGCTAACGCGAGGCCTCTGCTCCCTTGCAGCCGGGGCTCTCCGCGGCCAGGGCAAGGAGGACGCCAAGGCGGAGGAGGAGGCGAAAGGCAAGGAGGAAAGTTTCTCCATGGACAGCGATCTCGATTACAGCTCGGACGACAACATCGCCGGGCAGGCGGCTCACAAGGAGGAGGACTCGGGCGCGGCGCTGGAGGAGAGCCCGCAGAGCGCGCCCGGCTCCGGCAGCACCACGGCCACGGGCAAGAACCGGCGGCGGCGAACAGCCTTCACCAGcgagcagctgctggagctggagaaggagttCCACTGCAAAAAGTACCTGTCCCTCACCGAGCGCTCCCAGATCGCGCACGCCCTCAAACTCAGCGAGGTGCAGGTGAAAATCTGGTTCCAGAACAGGCGGGCCAAGTGGAAACGGGTCAAGGCGGGCAACGCCAACTCCAAGACGGGGGAGCCCTCGCGGAACCCCAAGATCGTGGTGCCCATCCCGGTGCACGTCAGCAGGTTCGCCATCAGGagtcagcaccagcagctggagcaagcCCGACCCTGATcgctctccatccctccctcgctccctccctcccgcgCTCCGTTTTCCACGGGAAAACTTCCCAAACCCGGGGTTTGAAGGCGACCCGCCCGCGTAAAAACAAAACCgagagaagcagaagaaaaaaaaaaaaaaacaacaaaaaaccaaacccacaaaacGCAACGACAACAAAAACGCACCGCAAAAAAACAGCACGAAAAAATAAGAGCCCCGCGTTGTGAGCGCCCGGCGAGTCCCCAGCGCGGGCGAACTTTAAAGCGAAACTTTGCGCTCGCCGCGAGGGGAAGAGGCTCGGGAAGTGTTTGGGAAATGTCGGAGCGGGGATATCCCGGCGGGAAGAGGCgcacagagccctccctgccccagaaCAGAGATATTTATTATTGCCAGGCCGCCCTGGATCCCCCGGCCGGAGCGTCCCCAGCGAGCCCCGCAGCGCCTTTTGGCAcctttggggttttctttcttATTCGGGGGCGAGAGGtaaaaaacataaacaaaaacaaaccgACAAAAAGACGAGAGAACAaacagacagacaaaaaaaaaaaagccgaAAGAAAACTCAGAGTTTCATTTCATGccttttttattgtttggttttattgCCGATGGCTGAGTGGCAGGCACTGGGGAATGagttttttaaatcttttcttttttcttctttttttttttttttttttttttttttttgcctggctTTCTGTCGATTTGGTTTGCCTATTCTACCAAGCCATGTTTGAAGGGGAGGGAGGgtgggaaaaaggcaaaaaaaaaaaaaaaaaagaaaaaagagagaaaaaaaaagcacgATCTTCACTATtgtgtttaatttatttcaatgtAGCTTATTTCCTTATAAGTtatgaaatttaaaagcaaactaAGTCTTGTGAATAAAAACcgacaaagaaacaaaaaagactttaaaaggaaaaaaaaaaagccaaaaacgCCCTCCAGCCCCCGGCTGCTCTGTCCAGGAACTGGTGCtgagctgattttcctttcccctcctgcGCTGCTGGAGCGGAGCGATGCTGCTCTCGCCTCTATTTTcgattttctgcttttgtggTTGTTCTTCATATTTTCCCGGCCGCACTTATTGCCGGGGAGGGGGGAGCCGGGTggaaaactttctcttttttatcgttttttcttttcctattctcTTTATTTTGAGGGTTGTgaaagctcaaaaaaaaaacccccaaaaaatctgtttggcagtgcctgctcggggctgggggcagagcagccccgcaCCCTCCCGGCTCTGACCCTGCCGCGTTTTGGGGGTGCCGcctctccctcccacccccagccgGGGTCTGGGGGTCCCTttgctcccccagccccgtttttggggagtttttgGGGGGTGCAGCCGCTGCCCCAAACCCCGCGCTCGTTTTCGTTGCGGCGGGGCTGGGAGGGCTCGGGGCCGAAGGGTCCCGCgtccccccttcccttcccttcccgctgccttttcccttttcatgccctttttgtttttccccttccccattATCCCGGCTCCATCCGTGCCGGTGCCGCCGCGACATCGGCGGCGGAGATTTgggattaaaaatgaaattttccccaggaaaacGGAGCGccgaggggggggggggggggttggtgGAGGGTGAGgtttattaaaatgaaataattaaatcGGGGGATGGGGGGTTCGTTCTGTCCCGGGACAGGCTCCCAGGCTCGGGCGCTTCATCACTAATTTATTACAATGATAATAATGAATGCTGTTATATGATGTTGTTTGGGTCCGAGGGGGTTCGGCCGTGGCTCCGGGGGTGCGCGGGGGTGAATGGATCCGTTTCCATCCCCACCAGGTGCTCCCCAAAAAAGCCGAACCCCGGCCAGCATCGCCCCACGGGCAGCCGCGGACACGCGGGGAAACGCGCGCAGTTCCAGCCTGCTTTAAAAAGCTTCAAAACGCTccaaaaagcttttttaaaaaagcgGAATATTCATTATAATGACGATCATATTTTCGGGGGTTCGCTGGGAGCCGCGGGAAAACACGCGTGGGACGAACCCCCCGCAACACccccggcgctgctgctgctgctgcaaacaaAAATGATCATCTCTGGAATTGCTGGGATTGATCCCGGCCGGATCTCGGGGCTGCCCGGGCAGCGCGGAGCCTGCAGAACTCCGGGCCGTGCCCCCAAACCGGGGGGTGTATCCCAAACCAGGGGATGCATCCACAAAACCGGGGTGTGCTCCCAAAAGCGGGGGATGCACCCCAAACTAGGGAATGCACCCCAAACTAACACGCACCCCAAAGCAGGGGATGCACCTCAGAGCGGGCTGCGCACCCCAAACCAGGCTGTGCCCCTAAAACTGGGGGATGCACCTCCAAACCGGGGGATTCACCCCAAATCGGGCTGTGCCCCCTTAAACCGGGGTATGACCCCCAAACCAGGCTGTGCTCCCTAACCGGGCTGTGCTCCCCAAAACTGGGGGATGCCCCCCAAACCGGGGGGTGCTTCCCAAAGCGGGCTGTGCTTCCCAAACCAGGGGATGCGCTCCGAAACGGGCTTGACCCATCAAACCGGGTTACGACCCCAAACCGGGCTGTGCTCCCCAAACCGGGCTGTGCTCCCCAAACCGGGCCGTGCCCCCCAAATTAAGCCGTGCCCCCCAAACCGGGCCGTGCCCCTCCCGGGCTGCCAGTGCggggttttggggagcagcGGCCGCCGCTCGGCCCCGTTCCCCCGGGGATCCCCCCGGTGCCAGCCCCGGTCTCTGGGAGCCTCCGGGTCCCCCCaggccggagcggggccggagggGAAGCCTCGGGCCGGGGGCCGGAGGAGAAGGAGATAAACAAGCGAGGGGGTTGATAGCtgtcatcatcaccatcatcatggCTTTCATTTGGCTGCCTAATGAGTCAGATCacaggcagagagaaaaattgTCAATCGCCCGGGCTCTAATGAATTTTTTTGCAAATTGTAATCAAGCCAGGCCGTCTCAGCTCGCTGATTAATGAGACCCAGGAGGCCCGGCCAGCACCTCAGCTTTTTATTCCATCCCGTCCTCCCCGCACTAAATTAACAGCAACTTGTCTGAGCTTCAAATTAACTCCCAATGATTAATTCTGATGGGGGGGTCTGAAGAATAGCTCGTCCTAATAGGCGCTGGCCTCTGATGCTGTTTGAAATTAATACACTTCCCCTTTGGCTGCCGGCTTTAATCCAAGGCTGGGCTTTGACATCACTATATTTGTTGTTACAATAAATTCCTCTTACATCTGCAGATCAAATAATCGCGGGGCTCGGGGAGAAGCGGCGGCAAACCCGAGCTCGGAGGGGACGGGgagctctctcctctctctgctgcaaACCCGGCTTTGCGTTTGGCCGcaaatggggatttttttttaaggcagcGGGGCTGGGATGGCGCTGGGATGTTAAATGAGACATCATCGCCTTTAAATCCCCCCCGCTCGCCGCACCCAGCGCGGCTCGGTTCCGTGTGTCCCGCGTTAATTGCTCTCATTGTCCCGGCCCGGTCCGGCTCCTCTGCCTGTTCCCTGCCCCGGGAATGTGCCGGGGGTGCGCAGAGGGACGGGGGCTGCGCTCCCTTGGGAATGCCCTGCCGAGGGACCGAGCGTGCCCCGCGGTGTCCCGGGgccgtgtcccctctgtcccgcACGGAACCGCATCCCGGTGCCGCAGAGCAGCGCCAGGGCAGCGCCGCACGCACGGGCACGGACAACCTGTGTGAATCGCGGAGCGCTCCGCACAAATGGGTCGCTCATCCCAAAGCCTTGGGCAGCGCGGAGATCCCGCCGGGCCCGTGtcccccctgtgtcccccctgtgtcccccctgtgtcccctcggGGGTGCCGGGTCCTTCCATGCCCTGCTCGCCCGCCCCTCGCTTGCTCTTTTCTCCCCCCCGCTACGCCCGGCCCATGGAGAGCCTTAATCTGTTTATTTCGAGCCACTTCATCCTCCCGGCCGCTTTTGTGCCTCTGGCTTTGTGGCAGCACCGCGGAGGCTTGAAAAGCGCCTTCCCCTATAGTCCGAGGTCTCCTCGGCTGCCGGCGCGACAAAGGCTGAAACAGGATTACACTGACCTGATCCCATTAAACTCGCCCGTGCATCGGGGCCGCCCTCGCCCCCTCCCTGCGGCCCCAACTTCGCCCGCACAACTTTCCCCGGCCGCAGGGGGAAGGCAGAGGCGGCCCCTCCGAGCAGCCCCGATGGAGGGATGCAGGCATGGAGGCTGCTCCTGTTTTCTCGGCttgttgctctttttttcttaattttatattttttttcctctgaaccACGTGGATTTTAAACCTCAGCTTCATCTCCCAGGGCTCGTAACCAAGAGGCGGCGTTTCCTCGGTTGCCGCTTCTGGCAGGAGATCGAGTTCAACCCGTACAGGGCGATTTTAGCAATAACCAAAATCTACAGAATTCCGTGCAATTCCTACCTAGATTTAGACCCTGAAACAGGTTTAGACCCGCCAGGGGGGCGTGGGGCACCGCGTTCCGCCCTTTGCAGCGTGGGGAAAACCCTGGGGATGCTCATCCCGCATCCCTGGGGGCATCCCCGGAGCATCGCCGGGCACGGAGCGAGTCCCGGCTGCTCCCAGGATACTCCCAGGATGCTCCCAGGATGCTCCGAACGGGAATTCATCCCCCGGGGCAATAATCACCAAGCGGGGGGATCGGGCGGTGGCAGCGGGGGTGTTCGAAGCTGAGCTGCGCTGAGTCAGAGCCCTAAAACCGCGCTGGAAATGGGAATTTCAGCCCCGAGTGGCAAAGGGCCCACGGCCGGCTTTTAGTGCTCACATCCTATTAGTGCACCCAGCAAAAGACAACCCGGAGATTCCCGGTTATCATTTTCAT
Encoded proteins:
- the GBX2 gene encoding homeobox protein GBX-2, which codes for MSAAFQPSLMMMQRPLGSSTAFSIDSLIGSPPPPAPGHFVYTGYPMFMPYRPVVLPPPPPPPPALPPALPPAHPQHHPLPSLPSGFCSSLAQGMALTSTLMATLPGTFPASPQHQEAARKFAPPPGNFEKAEGIPPDGGGDDGKAFLGKDGALLPFPAADAVQASLAGALRGQGKEDAKAEEEAKGKEESFSMDSDLDYSSDDNIAGQAAHKEEDSGAALEESPQSAPGSGSTTATGKNRRRRTAFTSEQLLELEKEFHCKKYLSLTERSQIAHALKLSEVQVKIWFQNRRAKWKRVKAGNANSKTGEPSRNPKIVVPIPVHVSRFAIRSQHQQLEQARP